GGCTACAATGGGTGAACGCTCTATCATAGTGACCTTGCAGCCTACGCTAACTAACACAAATGCATCTCTGCCTAAACCCGGCGTAGCATCTACTACGTGCCAAGGTGTTGCACCTTTAAGTACATCACCTTTCAACCCCACCGCTTTTACAATAGGCTCTTTTCTACCGCCGCCATGGGCTTTGCGATATAAGCTAGCCGGGGAAGCAAAATCAACTTCAACAGGCAGTGTTTTCTTTTCGCTCGCATCAGCAAGCCCAAGTACATCGTGACTGACTTGCAGATAAAATCCTTCAACGGGCTTTTCTTCAATCGCAAAACCCCAGTTTTTACTGATCGTTAGCGCGAGGGCTTTGTCGCTTTCAAAGTGGGTATCGCCTTCGGTGCTAGCAATCACAAGAGGCAAAGTATTAAGCATGGCCATATTGCTCCTTGTGCCCTATCCAGCGGTTGATAATGGCTTGTGCATGGGAAGGATATTGCTCCCATAAGGTATAGGCAATTTCTTGTACTTTGGGAATAAGCGCGGCGTCTCGCACTAAGTCGGCAATTTTAAGTTCCGCCATACCGGTTTGACGAGTACCCATAAATTCTCCTGGCCCACGAATTTCTAAGTCTCGTTGGGCAATATAAAACCCATCGTTAGATTCTCGCAGCACAGTTAATCGCTGAGTAGCCGTTTTAGACAAAGGGCTTTGGTACATAAGTACGCATTGGCTTTCTACCGCCCCACGCCCTACTCGCCCGCGAAGTTGGTGTAGCTGAGCTAAACCTAATCGTTCGGGGTTTTCAATAATCATAATACTGGCATTGGGTACATCTACCCCAACCTCAATAACGGTTGTAGCCACCAGTAAATCGAGCTCACCGGCTTTAAAATCAGCCATTACTTGTAGTTTTTCAGCTGGCTTTAGGCGCCCGTGCACTAAACCTACGTTAAGTTCAGGTAGTGCTGTGCGAAGGATAACCGCAGCATCTTCAGCGGCTTGGCATTCCAACACTTCCGATTCATCAATAAGGGTACAAACCCAATAGGCTTGCCTACCGTTTTCTTTGCAGGCTGTGCGAACACGCTCAATAACATCCCCTCGCCTGCTATCCGGCAATACCACTGTGGTCACAGGGGTTCTTCCCGGAGGTAATTCATCGATTACTGAGGTATCTAGGTCGGCATAGGCAGTCATGGCCAGCGTTCGAGGTATAGGGGTGGCCGTCATAATTAACTGGTGCGGGTATCGCCCCTGCTGTTCGCCTTTATCTCGAAGCGCAAGGCGTTGATGTACACCAAATCTGTGCTGCTCATCCACAATCACTAACGCGAGTTGTTGGTAGTTTACGCTTTCTTGAAAAATCGCGTGGGTGCCCACCAACATTTGTACATCGCCACTTTCAAGCCGCGCTAACACTTCGGTGCGGGCTTTTCCTTTAAGCTTACCGGCTAGCCACCCTATTTCTATCCCCAACGGTGCGAACCATTCTCTAAAATTATTCGCATGTTGTTCGGCAAGTAATTCGGTGGGTGCCATAAGCGCAACCTGATGCCCAGCCCCAATAGCAGATAGCGCTGCAAGGGCGGCCACTAAGGTTTTCCCTGAGCCTACATCACCCTGTACTAAGCGCATCATGGGCCTGGGGTGTTGCATATCTTGCTGAATATCGGCTACTACCCGCTGCTGTGCCCCTGTGGGAGAAAACGGTAATTGGGCCAACATTTTTTCAATAAGAGGCTTGTCGACCTTAATGCTAATGCCTGGCTGCGCATCTGAAAGCTTACGTACTTTTAATACACTTAAATGGTGTGACAAAAGCTCTTCTAAAATTAATCGATACTGAGCAGGATGAAGCCCTTCTTCCATTTCATGCACATCGGTATCGGGGGCTGGCCGATGTACCGCATGCAATGCTTCGTTTAGGCTTATCTGGTCGCTGTACATACCTTCAGGCAGTAAGTCGGCCAGTGCGCCTTTATCTAACATTTTAAGCGCTTGGTCGGTTAAGTTTCGCAGGGTGAGTTGCTTTACCCCTTCGGTAGTGGGGTAAACAGGTGTTAAGGATTCTGCTTCTAGCGGTGCATCTTCATCAATTAATTTGAATTCGGGATGCATCATTTCAATGCCCCACTTGCCAGTGCGAACCTCACCAAAACATCGTATTAGATTGCCCGGTGTCATCATCGTGCGCTGCACTGCGCCAAAGTGAAAAAAGCGTAAAGTAATAGTGCCTGTACCATCGCTTAGCTTCACCACTAACATGCGTTTTTTGCCGTATTGGATGTCGGCGCTTTTCACTTCGCCCTGCACACTAACATGAGTAAACGGACGGCACTCTGCCACACTGTAAACCCGTGTTCTGTCTTCATAACGCAGCGGCAAGTGAAACAGCACGTCTTGTAAGGTAAATAAGCCAATTTTAGCCAGCTTTTCGGCCACTTTAGCGCCTACCCCTTTTAGGGCGGTGATGGGCGTGGTGGCAAGAGTTTGCATTTGACCGACATTCCTTAAAACAAGCGTATGATTTCATTAGGGTAATGAAAGCAATCATTTATTAGAAACGAAGTGTAATAGATTGCGAGAAGCTTGGCGAGTACGGTTTAAGGCCAGTATGACAGGTACTATAAGTATGAGCAGGCTAGGCGCGCGTAGACACTGCCTCGTCATTGTCAGATAGGGCGTGTAACGCTTCAGGCGTTAGCTGCATTTGCTTCCACCAACTTGCTGGTGCATCAATGCGGCCAATGTCGTCAATCGCAGGATATGGAACCCCTTTCGTCTTACTTAGAGCGCACAGTCTGGGGTAACCTCTTTCGAACAAGAGTTTTTGGCATTCTTCTTCGGGTAAGTGTTCAACATCGTACATGCCGGCTAGTTCCCGCTGACGCTGTGCTTCATAAAGCACTAACGCTGCCGCAACCGACACATTCAACGACTGCACCATGCCCGCCATAGGAATGATGATATCTTGATCGGCCATAGCAATGGCTTCATCGGTAGCGCCGTAGCGTTCTTGACCAAAAATAATCGCGGTAGGTTTGGTGTAATCCACCTCACGAAAGCCCACGGCAGTATCAGACAAATGAGTGACTAACACTTGCATACCCTGCTGCTTCAGTGCGCCTATAGCGTTTCCTAAACTGTCGTGATTAGTTTGGCGAACCCATTGCTGGCTGCCCATGGCGGTGTCGCCACGAAACTGATATTTCTCTTCCCACACGGTATGCACGCGGTGAATGCCAATGGCATCACAAGTACGGACTACCGCCGATACATTGTGGGGTTTGTGTACATTTTCGAGGCAAACCGTAAGGTCAGTTTGCCTTTTTGCCAACGCACTTCGAATGCGAAGGTAGCGCTCTGGCGACATGGCTTACTCCGGCAATTCCATCACGCCGTCGATTTCAATTTGTGCGCCTTTAGGCAATGCAGACACTTGCACTGCAGCACGGGCTGGATATGGTTTGGTAAAGTAACGGCTCATAATTTCATTTACCGTCGCAAAGTGACTTAAATCGATAAGAAAGATGTTCACTTTTACCAAGTCGTTGGTGGTGCCACCCGCGGCATCACACACCGCTTTTAAGTTTTCAAAAACCTGTACCGCTTGTTCAGCAAAGTCTTCTGAAACCATTTCCATGGTCTCTGCCACTAAAGGAATTTGGCCTGAAAGATATACTGTTGTGCCAGCCTTAACGGCTTGACTGTAAGTACCAATAGCGGCAGGTGCCTTATCGGTCTGAATAATAGACTTAGACATAATGGATCCTAAAAATTTTTAAAAAGTTAGTGTCTGGACTGACTATGACGTGACACTTTCTGAACCTCTGGCATGGTGCGGATTTTTTTCATCACTCTTGCCAAATGTACGCGATTTTGCGTGGTAATTTCGATGTCGATAAAGTAGATATTACTCTCTTTTTCTTCTGTTTGCAGTCCAATAATATTGGAATCGCAACCAGAAATTGTGTTCGTTAGGGTAGCAAGGGTTCCCTGATGATTAAACAGTTCAATTCGCAGCGAGGCTTTAAATTCACCTTGAGGTTCATCGTCCCAACGCATTGGTAATACGCGCTGAGGCTCTTCTTTTGAAAGCTTGCGAATGTTGTTGCAACCAATTTGGTGAATCGTCATACCACGGCCAGGGCTTAATACCGCCACAATTTCATCGTCAGGGATAGGGTGACAACAACGGGCATAATGCACCAATAATCCTTCGGTACCGCGGATAGCCACGTTACCTTTTTTCTCTGGTAAATCTGTGTTCTCACCTAACAATCGGCGGGCAACAATAGCGCTTAGCTCGTTACCTAAGCCTATATCTATAAGTAAAGAATCAAAGTCGTCATGCTTAGTTTCAGCCACTACCCGTTCAATATCGGCCTCTGGAATATCGTCCAGCTTCACTTCACCTAATGCATGGCGCAGTAAGCGGTTACCCATGTTCACAGCTTCTTGCGAATGCTGTTTACGCAAATATTGGCGAATGCGGGTGCGTGCGCGAGCACTTACTACGAAGTTCAGCCAATTAGCATTGGGCTTAGCTTTAGGTGAGGTAATAATCTCTACGGTTTGGCCATTTTGTAGTGGCTTACTTAAGCTGTAGTTTCTACGCTCTACTCGAACACCAACGCAGGTGTTACCAATATCTGAATGCACCGCGTAGGCGAAGTCTACAGCCGTAGCGCCCATGGGCAGCTCAATAATGCGGCCATCTGGGGTAAACACGTATATTTCTTCTGGGAATAAATCGGTTTTAACCGATTCAATAAATTCGAAGGATGAACTGGCTGATTGTTGAAGCTCAAGTAACGACTGCATCCACTTACGCGCTCTTAGTTGCGCAGTAGTGCCGTTGTCGCCAGGCTCTTTATAAAGCCAATGCGCGGCAACCCCTTTATCAGCCATTTGATCCATTTCTTGGGTACGAATTTGTATTTCTACTGGAATACCATGGGGACCAATAAGCGAGGTGTGCAATGACTGGTAGCCATTGGTACGGGGAATAGCAATGTAATCTTTAAAACGGTTTTCAATAGGCTTATACAAGCTATGCATGGCGCCTAACGAGCGGTAACAATTATCGACTGAGTCAACCACAATACGAAACGCGTAAATGTCCATCACTTCGTTGAACATGAGTTCTTTATTACGCATTTTACGATAAATAGAGTACAGGTGTTTTTCGCGGCCCAGTACGTCCGACTCAATTTTATAAGCCGTTAAGCGAGTGCTAAGTTCTTCACGAATATTTTCAATAATTTCTTTACGGTTACCGCGTGCTTGGCGAACCGCTGATTTCAGTGCGCGATGGCGCATAGGGTACATGGCAAGAAAACCTAAGTCTTCTAGCTCATTTTTAATATCGTGAATACCTAAACGATGGGCAATAGGTGCATAAATTTCAAGGGTTTCAAGAGCAATGCGACGGCGTTTGTCAGGGCGAAGCGAACCGAGTGTACGCATATTGTGGGTACGGTCAGCTAGCTTAATCAGAATAACCCGGATGTCTTGCACCATGGCCATCATCATTTTACGGAAGTTTTCAGCCTGTGCTTCTTGCTTACTGCTAAAAGCAATTTTATCTAGCTTACTTACCCCTTCCACCAGCTCAGCAACGGTTTCACCGAAAGCTTCAGCAAGATCTTCTTGGCTGTAAGGGGTGTCTTCAATCACGTCGTGTAGCAAAGCTGCCATGAGAGTTTCATGGTCTAAATGCATGTCGGCAAGAATACTGGCAACAGCAACAGGGTGCGTAATATAAGGGTCGCCACTTGAGCGCATTTGGCCATCGTGAGCTTCTTGAGCCAACACAAATGCCTCTTGTACCAGCTGAACTCGGTCAGAGGGTAAGTACTTTATTACTTTCTGTTTTAAGCCTTCAAACAAATACACGGACTAGTGCGACTCCTGATTAACGTTACAACCTTTAGAATACGTAGAATTGAGCCTTTAGCCAATACCCAAAAAGCAAAGCGCCAGTGCTTTTTTCAAAGCACTGGCGCTTAAACATACAATAGTTACCTATACGACGTAACTATTGATCAGAAAGAATGTTAGCAACTGATGAAAATTCAGCGTGTTCTTGTTGTTCTTGATCACGCAAATCGTCTTGTTCAAGTGTGCTAGCAGTTACCAAACCTTGTTCGATTTCACGAAGTGCAGTTACGGTAGGCTTATCGTTTTGCACATCAACCATTGGAGTTTTACCTTCGGTGGCAATTTGGCGTGCACGACGAGCCGCTACTAAAACTAAATCAAAGCGGTTACCAATTTTATCTACGGCATCTTCAACTGTTACGCGGGCCATGTATTTCTCCGAAAATTAGGTTGATCAAGTAATTCAAAAAACGGCCGCGCAGTATACACTCTTGTACTGCGCGATCCTAGCGGTTTGTGCGAATTTAAATCAATATAAATATTAAGCAGATCCGAGCAATTCGTCCAATAAAGGCTGATAACGCATTTGTTGTTTCATTGTTCGTAAACGCTGTGAAATCACAATCGCTTCTAAATCGTTAAGCGCGGTCGCAAAATCATCATTAACAATAACGTGGCTGAACTCACTAAAATGGGACATTTCTGCCACGGCCTCTTTCATTCTACCGGCAATCACTTCATCGCTATCTTGACCACGATTGGTTAAACGTTGCTCTAGCACCTCGATTGAAGGAGGCAAAATGAAAATACCGCATGTATCAGGCATCAGTTTCTGCACCTGGCGTGCGCCTTGCCAATCAATATCTAGAAATACATCTATACCACGGTGCAAGGTTTGTTCAATGGTTACCCGTGATGTGCCGTAGTAATTACCGAACACTTCAGCCCATTCAAAGAAAACGCCTTGTTCAATTAGCGCTTCAAATTGTTCACGGCTGACGAAGTGATAATGCTGCCCATCCACTTCCCCCGGACGAGGTTTACGGGTAGTGTGGGACACTGACACTTCCATTGCATTATCGCTATTAGACGCGTACTTTTCCATTAACGCCTTTATAAGGCTGGATTTTCCTGCGCCTGATGGCGCTGCAAGTATAAATAAGTTTCCGAGTAAAGATGCCATGAAAGTATTAAATATATCTTAAAATATGGTGATTTCGTGGAGCAATGATAGCATATTGAACCGTTAAGCCGTAGTAGCAATCGTTTCGAACACATACTCACATTGCCTACGCGTGTACCTTTAACAAAGCAATGCATTTACAGTTAGCTTAAATTCGGCGCTGTTTTAGGGAAAGACAAAAAGTACGACACATAAACATGGAGCAACAACTTTGCCTTACGTTGAACACAACCCCAGCTCTACGCCAAATGCCTGTGTGATTTGGCTTCATGGTTTAGGCGACTCGGGTCATGGCTTTGCGCCTATCGTCCCTGAGTTAAAGCTACCCGATAGTATGTCGGTAAAATTTATTTTTCCTCATGCTCCAGAGCGCCCCGTTACCATTAATGGTGGTATGCGGATGCGTGCTTGGTATGACATAAAGTCACTCGATTTTAATAGCCGTGCAGACTTAAGTGGTGTGCTTGAGTCCGCCGCTCATGTAGAAACACTTATCCAAGAGCAAGTCGACAAAGGCATTCCTACCGATAGGATTGTATTAGCAGGCTTCTCACAAGGGGGGGTTATTGCACTTCACCTTGCGCCTCGCTTTAAGCATAAGTTGGCTGGTGTTATGGCACTTTCCACTTATATGTGTGAACCAAGTTTGTTGGCACAAGAAGCTACCGACGTAAATCGAGACATTCCCATCATGATGGCTCATGGCGAACAAGATGAAGTGGTGCCTATTTTTATGGGTAACGCGGCTTATAAAACGTTAACTGAGAATGGTTTTAATGCCACTTGGCAAACCTATACCATGCAGCACAACGTCTGTATGCAAGAAATAAGTGATATTTCAGCGTGGCTTAAAAAAGTTCTAGGCTGATATCGTATTGCAAGCCCAGTCTGCGTTTAAAAAAGCAAGGCTGGGCATTTAAACCACGCAGTTTCTACCCGTGCGCTTAGCTTCATATAAATTGTCGTCTGCCAATTTTATTGCGGCTTCTACATTCACGTCTGCTAGGGCAGTAGCTACCCCAAAGCTCGATGTAAGGGGGTGTCGGATATCTCCATCTTCGAAGGGGGTAGATTCAATCTCTATACGTATTTTCTCAGCAAGCTTAACCGCCACACTCAGCGGCGTGGCTGGGTAAATGATCAAAAATTCTTCTCCACCAGTGCGCGATACCAAGTCAGTTGAACGAATAGCACTGCGCATGATTTGAGCGAGGTGAATTAACACTTTGTCTCCTACATCATGCCCGTATGTGTCATTTATCTTCTTGAAGAAGTCGACATCTACTACTACGGCACTTAGCGGAAAATAATCCACTGGATTGTTAATAGCGCGTTCGAAATATACCGACTCTAAAAATCGACGGTTCGGTATTTTAGTTAGCGGGTCGGTGTGCGCCTGGCGCATCTTCTCCAAGTTATCCGACATCATTTCTTTTCGGCTTTGGTGCCAAAAATATTCGCCAATAAAAAATACGGCAATAAAACAACTTAACGAAATGAGAAATCGAGATACATCTTCTGGTCGATAACTTGCGGGAATAACATCTTGATTTGAAACTATCAAAAATACCAGCAACATAGTGACAGACACATAGACAATTGCAGCCCTAAATTGCACAACTATAATTTGAATACAAATTAACGGAAATACGAAGTACAGACCTGTGTTGTGATAGCCGCCAGTAATGGTAATAGTAGATATCATTACTATGACAAGAGCGCCTGCTAGATAATAGAAAATATCATTTTTATTGTACAGGTGAGACAGTACCGCATTCCCATATACTGAAACTGAAAAGAGCCCCAGAAAGAAAGCAAGTAAATGATCGCCACGAAATACGTTTTGAATAGCAAGCACGGCCATAATTGTGCCGCCCACGTAGGAAATAAAATACAAAGTTAATCGACGGCGTTTTATTTCGGCATCATTTTGATGGTTGCTTTTTAAAAACTGTCGCACAGAAATGCTGTCCATGGAGCCCAAGAAATAACTGAAGGAAAATGAGTAAACCAAGCATAGTCAGTAGTTATATATTTCTCCAACCGTAAACCTGTGCGCTGACGTAAGTTTTCAGTACAATAACGTTATTAATTACCCCTTTTTACCAAAAACAGGTAAACACTTTAGTTTTTTGGGGTGTAGAACTTAGATAGGATATTCAAAAATGCCAGTTGAAAAAAACCGAACTATTCGCATCGCTACACGCAAAAGCGCGCTGGCGCTGTGGCAAGCAGAATACGTGAAAGCGAAACTGTTAGAGCATCACGATGGGATAGCGGTTGAGTTGGTGCCTATGAGCACTCAGGGCGATAGAATACTTGATACGCCGCTGGCGAAAATTGGTGGTAAAGGCTTGTTTATAAAAGAGCTTGAAGTCGCCATGTTAGAAGGCAGAGCCGATATTGCCGTGCATTCAATGAAAGATCTACCGGTTGAATTCCCAGAAGGCTTTGGCCTTCACGCTATTTGTGAACGCGAAAACCCATTTGATGCCTTTGTTTCAAATCACTTCGATAATTTAGACGCGTTACCAGAAGGTGCTGTGGTGGGTACCTCGAGCCTTCGCCGCCAATGCCAAATTCGTAAGCATCGTCCAGATCTGAAAATTAAAGACTTACGCGGCAACGTGAATACCCGCCTCGCCAAACTAGATGCGGGTGAATACGATGCCATCATTCTTGCCTCTGCGGGCCTCATACGTTTGGGCATGGAAGAGCGCATTAAAACGGGCTTGCCGGCTTCGGTATCACTTCCTGCCGTTGGGCAAGGTGCGGTAGGTATTGAGTGTCGTAATGACGATGCCGAGCTTATTGCGTTACTTCAAGCGCTGAACCATGGTGAAACTCAAACCCGAGTGAGCGCAGAGCGTGCTATGAATGAACGCTTAGAAGGCGGTTGCCAAGTACCTATTGGTAGTTTTGCTACCCTTGACGGAGACAGCATAACCTTAACCGGCATGGTCGGACAGCCAGATGGCTCAACCTTATTGTTCGCTTCTGCAACAGGCCCTACAAAAAATGCGAAGAGTATTGGCGTAGAAGTCGCCGAGGCATTGCTTGAACAAGGTGCAGGGGAAATTCTTAGCGCATTGTATGACTAATGTATGTTGTTGCTAACTTATATTATTACAAACTTATGCTGCTGATTACCCGCCCCCTTCCTAAATTACAAGCAAGTGCAGATGCATTTGAGCAGGCGGGTATTGATACAATAGGCGTTGCTACATCAGATATTCAAAGCATCCCTAGTAAGGCAGGCAAGCTACAACAGTTTTTGTTGGGCTCGCCCAGCATTAATATTATTATTGTTACTAGCATTTATGCCGTGCCAGCAGCACTTCACGCACTTAATCAAGCCTCTTTTTTATCTGCGCCCCCTACGTTAATAGCGGTTGGCGATGCCACGGCTAACGCATTACACAGCGCTAATTTACCTTTAAAAATCGTCACCCCTTCGCTACATACGTCCGAAGGTATACTGGTCATGCAGCAACTTAATGAGGCAAACTGTACACAAGTCGTTATTATAAAGGGCGAAGGTGGTAGAGATAAGCTTTCTCACGTTTTGGGCGAGAGAGGCATATCGGTTACCGAGTTTTGTGTTTATAAAAGAGAACCACTTACAAACCCAATTTACACAAAGCGCTGGAAAATTGGCGATGTTAGCGGCATTATCGCTACAAGCGAGAATTTAGCAAAGCAACTTATTTCTACTCATAGTAGACAAATATTAGCGTTGCCCTGGTTAACGGTAAGTGAACGAGTTGCAACGAGTTTACGTAATCTTGGGATAGCACGCGTTTCGGTGTGCAACCGCGCCACCGATCAGGCATTAATTGCCTGGGTAAAGGAAAATTGGGAGTATTAAATGTCTGACAAGAATGAGAAGGACCCTCAAAACGGGGAATTGGTAAGCGTGGAATCATCATCAAGTACGACATCAGAAGCGACGTCAGCGAACACGGCTTCCGCTAGCGATACCGTATCACCTAAAGCTTCATCTAAAAGCACACCACAAAAAACGAAAAAATCGTCGGGAACCAAGCTTCTATGGTTTGTGGTTATTATTATTTTCCTTTTAGTTCTAGGCATTATTGGTGCTGGTTACTGGTACTACACCCAACAACAAGGCAGCAGCGATTCCCTTGCCAAAGCCCAACAGGCAAATACAGCGCAAGTCAACGACATGCTTGCCGATCGTAAGCAGACAGCAGACGCATTGCGTACGCTAAATAGGCAAAACGATGAATTGAAAGAGACGCTTAATGCACTGCAACAACAAAACAGTGCGTTAGTGCAACAAGCAGAAGCAACCCAGCAACAACTCAATAGCATGGAAGGTCAGCGCCCTGCCGATTGGCTTATTGCCGAGGCTGATTATTTGGTTCGCATGGCAGGTAGAAAATTGTGGTTGGAAAACGATGTTCGTACAGCAACCTTGTTATTAGTGAACGCAGATAAGCGATTGAAATCACTAGCCGACCCTTCGGTGTTGCCGGTTCGCGCTAAACTTGCTGAAGACATTCAAACCCTTCAGCAAATGAACCCAGTATCACAAAGTTCAGTGGCGCTTGCCCTCACCGGCATGTTGGCGCAAATCGATAAGTTACCGTTAGATACCTTTGAAAAACCAGTAGACGCAAATGCTGATAGCAACGAACTGTCTGAATCGGCGGACGACTGGAAAGAGAACCTTGCGAAAGTATGGCACTCCATTGTCGATGGTTTCTTA
The nucleotide sequence above comes from Alteromonas naphthalenivorans. Encoded proteins:
- a CDS encoding uroporphyrinogen-III C-methyltransferase gives rise to the protein MSDKNEKDPQNGELVSVESSSSTTSEATSANTASASDTVSPKASSKSTPQKTKKSSGTKLLWFVVIIIFLLVLGIIGAGYWYYTQQQGSSDSLAKAQQANTAQVNDMLADRKQTADALRTLNRQNDELKETLNALQQQNSALVQQAEATQQQLNSMEGQRPADWLIAEADYLVRMAGRKLWLENDVRTATLLLVNADKRLKSLADPSVLPVRAKLAEDIQTLQQMNPVSQSSVALALTGMLAQIDKLPLDTFEKPVDANADSNELSESADDWKENLAKVWHSIVDGFLTVKSLEGPVEPVMSLQAQFLVKEQLRLQLMHAQSAALKADSGLYEQSLLYAKTMLEEHYDVEKSQVTGFISALDNLVDTDISQPIPSQLASQKPLEQLLESRVKQAFSQGASAL